In Plasmodium falciparum 3D7 genome assembly, chromosome: 6, the following proteins share a genomic window:
- a CDS encoding transportin produces MNNSYFENNNTYMEWKLDEKIYKTIVGALGSCNSSNNSVQVEVTKVLKDLNENVADAALYLLHIFMNKQENNDVRQVGGLLLKNYINSKNKFLSNDILKIIKNEIFKLVEDEVKEIRNTSGSVITTILTKYEGIEQWPEALYNLLLLIERGNNDVVDGAFRAILIIIEDELMNRKNRDSLFFQFCKSQLLQKLFQFCSPQEKNIKKKYAAECLDLFITSSCFTTNGVFNDMFAQLWECLGYLASEEDPQILKIVVSCMTIITDTRYSSIFSNLDAIIQFMVNATNSNDRKVQLEALEFWPIFIKDRSYVAYASYNNPKSDINKSDSNYIDENVYKNINELRTEALKRLKNYLPYLCKILIDNTVYTKWDYLAMDESHFQNDNANVPDLIQDISPELYNNKNNDIAQEEIKMNKMNNINNNNNNININSSNNNINNNNVINNNNNNIGDINKNNINSSNNNINNNNVINNNNNNNNDNNNNNILLNKNDDIMMTPNNNHNNNTEDFSDDDLDEKNDEMSSRTWGNDWTVRKGAALCLDYLSNVYNDEILEFVLPHIEEKLMSDKWNIRESAVLTLGAIAKGCMYSLSPFIPKVLEYLIKLLNDEKPLARSISCWCVTRFSSWICHPDNCEKWFEPVLLNLLKRILDSNKRVQEAACSSFANLEEDALELLNNYLHEIVHTIQQAFQIYQAKNYFILFDVVGTLIDSVNIVKENNELAHEVVYAILSKWVNIRISSPYIIALMECMSCITSAYGKEFLKYAKDVIRTCIKFLVILYIDLEEEVKYFYSKKLFNSTSFISNRNNISSTANELLTYYKITNDDYFICMKDIDTISPSKKKDLIECSFDLLSRILSVINSSIMDILNESEYNFIPLVHKYCLKLQNIKFDDFNNKIMSNHEELRNIINPDGTLQNGYIMGDKNEYSELAKQFLNFGILQSNFALIGDISRFCPQYLITYLNDIIPFLIAHITHPSTPVSNNASWAIGEISIHINSEYMEIYVDEITKQLIYICQNSKYHGCLLQNICITFGRLTSTYPKKLIFYFPQFLKTWLKIMAHGTQENEKINSLKAVLETLYINLDLAAEHLKDIVYIILKYKYVSQNVNIFFHQFLATMKEKYPNHWKEIYSQTGDSLSSPIPNDMLSDLATRFNL; encoded by the coding sequence ATGAATAATAgttattttgaaaataataatacatatatggaATGGAAATTAGAcgaaaagatatataaaacaatagtAGGAGCTTTAGGTTCTTGTAATAGTTCAAATAATAGTGTACAAGTAGAAGTAACAAAGGTATTAAAAGATTTAAATGAGAATGTAGCCGATGCtgctttatatttattacatatatttatgaataaacaagaaaataatgatgtaaGGCAGGTGGGTGGTTTATtattaaagaattatataaattcaaaAAACAAGTTTTTGagtaatgatatattaaaaataataaagaatgaaatatttaaattagtAGAGGACGAAGTAAAGGAAATAAGAAATACATCAGGATCTGTTATAACTActatattaacaaaatatgAAGGAATAGAACAATGGCCAGAagctttatataatttattattattaatagaaCGTGGAAATAATGATGTTGTAGATGGAGCATTTAGGgcaatattaattattatagaaGATGAATTAATGAATAGAAAGAATAGagattctcttttttttcaattttgtAAGAGTcaattattacaaaaattatttcAATTTTGTTCTCCGcaagaaaagaatataaaaaaaaaatatgcagCTGAATGTTTAGATTTGTTTATAACATCTTCATGTTTTACAACTAATGGAGTATTTAATGATATGTTTGCTCAATTATGGGAATGTTTAGGATATTTAGCCTCTGAAGAAGATCCtcaaattttaaaaattgtaGTAAGTTGTATGACAATAATTACAGATACAAGATATTCTTCTATATTTAGCAACTTAGATGCTATAATACAATTTATGGTAAATGCAACAAATTCGAATGACAGAAAAGTTCAATTAGAAGCTTTAGAATTTTGGcctatatttataaaagataGAAGTTATGTGGCTTATGCTAGTTATAATAATCCCAAATccgatataaataaatctgATAGTAATTATATTGATGAGAAtgtatataagaatattaatGAATTAAGAACCGAAGCTTTAAAAAggttaaaaaattatttaccatatttatgtaaaattTTAATAGATAATACtgtatatacaaaatggGATTATTTAGCAATGGATGAATCACATTTTCAAAATGACAATGCCAATGTTCCAGATTTGATTCAAGATATATCTcctgaattatataataataaaaataatgatatagctcaagaggaaataaaaatgaacaaaatgaacaacatcaacaataataataataatattaatattaatagtagtaataacaatattaacaacaataatgttattaataataataataataatattggtgatataaataaaaacaatataaatagtagtaataataatattaacaacaataatgttattaataataataataataataacaatgataataataataataatatacttcTTAATAAGAATGATGATATTATGATGACtccaaataataatcataataataatacggAAGATTTTAGTGATGATGATTTAGacgaaaaaaatgatgaaatgtCATCGAGAACTTGGGGAAATGATTGGACTGTGAGAAAAGGTGCTGCTTTATGTTTAGATTATTTATCtaatgtatataatgatgaaatatTAGAATTCGTTTTACCACATATTGAAGAGAAATTAATGAGCGATAAATGGAATATTAGAGAAAGTGCTGTACTTACGCTTGGTGCTATTGCTAAAGGTTGTATGTATAGTTTATCTCCATTTATACCTAAGGTGTtagaatatttaataaaattgttGAATGATGAGAAACCATTAGCTAGGAGTATATCGTGTTGGTGTGTTACAAGATTTTCTTCATGGATATGTCACCCAGATAATTGTGAAAAGTGGTTTGAACctgttttattaaatttattgaaAAGAATATTAGATAGTAATAAAAGAGTACAAGAAGCTGCATGTTCTTCTTTTGCAAATTTAGAAGAAGATGCAttagaattattaaataattatttacatgAAATAGTTCATACTATTCAACAAGCTTTCCAAATATATCAAgcaaaaaattatttcattttatttgatGTAGTAGGAACATTAATAGATAGTGTTAATATCGTTAAGGAGAATAATGAATTAGCACATGAAGTTGTTTATGCAATATTAAGTAAATGGGTTAATATACGTATTAGTAGTCCATATATTATAGCATTAATGGAATGTATGTCATGTATAACTAGTGCTTATGGTaaagaatttttaaaatatgcaAAGGATGTTATAAGAACATGTATAAAATTCttggttatattatatattgatttaGAAGAAGaagtaaaatatttttattccaaaaaattatttaattcaacTTCATTTATTAgtaatagaaataatatatcatcaacagcaaatgaattattaacatattataaaataacaaatgatgattattttatatgtatgaaaGATATTGATACAATATCTCcatccaaaaaaaaagatttaaTAGAATGTAGttttgatttattatcaAGAATTTTAAGTGTTATTAATTCAAGTATTATGGATATACTAAATGAAAGTGAATATAACTTTATACCATTAGTGCATAAATATTGTTTGaaattacaaaatattaaattcgATGATttcaataataaaattatgagTAATCATGAAGAGCttagaaatattattaatccAGATGGAACATTACAAAATGGTTATATTATGGGAGATAAGAATGAATATAGTGAGCTAGCTAaacaatttttaaattttggAATATTACAATCCAATTTTGCATTAATAGGTGATATATCAAGATTTTGTCCACaatatttaataacatatttaaatGACATTATACCATTTTTAATAGCTCATATTACTCATCCTTCAACACCTGTTTCAAATAATGCAAGTTGGGCAATCGGTGAAATaagtatacatattaattcTGAATATATGGAAATTTATGTAGATGAAATAACAAAacaacttatatatatttgtcaaAATTCAAAATATCACGGATGcttattacaaaatatatgtattacatTTGGAAGATTAACTTCTACATATCCAAAAAAactcatattttattttccacaatttttaaaaacatgGCTAAAAATTATGGCACATGGAACtcaagaaaatgaaaaaattaattctcTAAAAGCTGTACTagaaacattatatattaatttagaTTTAGCAGCTGAACATTTGAAagatattgtttatattatcctaaaatataaatatgtatcaCAAAATGTCAACATTTTTTTCCATCAATTTTTAGCAACaatgaaagaaaaatatcCCAATCATTGGAAGGAAATTTATAGCCAAACCGGAGATTCACTTTCATCCCCCATTCCAAATGACATGCTAAGTGATTTGGCTACCCggtttaatttataa
- a CDS encoding acetyl-CoA synthetase, putative codes for MNNLKSYGSLSKVDSVQINGMDIDTNIFLNMNSYPTKEIYDDENNKNDGNHNIKNFQAYKAMYEESINNPEAFWGNLAKNNLIWYKLFTKVFLGNFKKGNINWFVNGKINACENCVDRWVEKDPNKIALIWEQDCPDQYKKITYQKLLEKTCKVANLLKLIGVKKQDTVTIYLPMIPELIYSMLACVRIGAIHNVVFAGYSAASLSDRIIDSRSTVLITSDFGLRGGKLTKLKQIADVAMDMCGMIQTCIVFKNKTKMKDKNIQIKTPMENPIYNFTSFDSNSAQNFTINNSNDFIQIKSTHSHQSDHQNDFSLQQEDNNYTKNSNMSYTTSMYYHDNNLNHINTNKNNDHYNNNLNNKNYLNNNINDQSPMYVHTMNHNDNNDDNNNNNNNNNVDDDNNSNIQNDEQSYFNQQNNTYNKNDHSDDNNKNKGKTTLHKKITKNNPINHKISYSEKSYSKELINTDMVNNDNQFGDLKTKKKFININNIITCNQNGYSTNKQYFPEPDKNSTSNFDETLCVLKKGRDIDGTALLKNMRSYCPIEYVDSEDFLFLLYTSGSTGKPKGVAHTTAGYLLYAYTTCKYIFDVKENDIFGCVADIGWVTGHTYVLYGPLLNGITTVIFSSIPTYPDCGRYWSLIQTHKVTQFYTAPTALRALMKYGDEWIQKYDLSSCRILGSVGEPINPETWRWYYNVVGKKKCTIVDTYWQTETGGIVIAPIPHLFSMKPGCASLPFLGVQLEILDSKTLQPLSGNNVCGLLCIKSPWPGMLRTVYGNHQRLIKTYFTMCPNYYFTGDGAFRDEDGYYWISGRIDDTLNVAGHRLGAAEIEHALVQHFYIAEAAVVSFHHNVKGEGILCFVVKKKGDIKNYSKGITDIVNSNNNNNRNELHNNSPFLICSNNITDIEEFKKNFTDEKLIEQLKLYVRQVIGPIATPDLICVVPDLPKTRSGKIVRRILRCIANGITDFGDISTVSNYEVIETINNTLIECKKKLKHIEIKK; via the coding sequence ATGAATAATTTGAAGAGTTATGGAAGTCTATCAAAAGTCGACTCTGTTCAAATCAACGGTATGGATATAGatacaaatatttttcttaatatgAATTCTTACCCTACCAAGGAAATATATGATGATGagaataataagaatgatgGAAAtcataacataaaaaatttcCAAGCATATAAAGCAATGTATGAAGAGAGTATAAATAATCCAGAAGCTTTTTGGGGAAATTTAGCAaagaataatttaatatggtataaattatttactaAAGTATTTTTAggtaattttaaaaaaggaaatataaattGGTTTGTTAATGGGAAAATTAATGCTTGTGAAAATTGTGTTGATAGATGGGTTGAAAAAGATCCTAATAAAATTGCACTTATATGGGAACAAGATTGTCCAGatcaatataaaaagattACATATCAGAAATTATTAGAAAAGACTTGTAAAGTAgctaatttattaaaacttATTGGTGTTAAAAAACAAGACACTGTTACTATTTATTTACCTATGATACCTGAATTGATTTATTCTATGCTAGCTTGTGTTCGTATTGGAGCTATTCATAATGTAGTTTTCGCTGGTTATTCGGCAGCTAGCTTGAGCGATAGAATAATAGATTCTAGATCTACTGTTTTAATTACTTCTGATTTTGGATTGAGAGGTGGGAAATTAACCAAATTAAAACAAATTGCTGATGTAGCTATGGATATGTGTGGAATGATACAAACATGCATAgtattcaaaaataaaactaaaatgaaagataaaaatatacaaattaaaACACCTATGGAAAATcctatttataattttacaaGTTTTGATTCTAATAGTGCACAAAATTTTACAATTAATAATTCTAATGAttttattcaaataaaatCAACTCATTCCCATCAAAGTGATCATCAAAATGATTTCTCTCTTCAGCAggaagataataattatacaaaaaacTCTAATATGTCTTATACTACGAGTATGTATtatcatgataataatttaaaccATATAAAcactaataaaaataacgatcattataacaataatttaaataataaaaattatttaaataataatattaatgatcaAAGCCCTATGTATGTTCATACCATGAACCATAAtgacaataatgatgataataataataataataataataacaatgtagatgatgataataatagtaatatacaaaatgatgaACAATCTTATTTTAATcaacaaaataatacatataacaaaaatgatCATTCTGATGacaataataagaataaaggaaaaacaaccttacataaaaaaattacaaaaaataatccTATAAATCATAAAATTTCTTACTCAGAAAAAAGTTACTcaaaagaattaataaaCACTGACATGGTAAATAACGATAATCAATTTGGTgatttaaaaacaaaaaaaaaatttataaatattaataatattataacttGTAATCAGAATGGATATTCTACAAATAAACAATATTTTCCTGAACCTGATAAAAATAGCACAAGCAATTTTGATGAAACTTTAtgtgttttaaaaaaaggaagagaTATAGATGGTACtgctttattaaaaaatatgagatCTTACTGTCCTATAGAATATGTAGATAGTGAagatttcttatttttattatatacatctGGATCAACTGGTAAACCTAAAGGTGTTGCACATACAACAGCtggatatttattatatgcatatacaacatgtaaatatatatttgatgtaaaagaaaatgatatatttggTTGTGTAGCAGATATAGGTTGGGTTACCGGACATACATATGTATTGTATGGTCCTTTATTAAATGGTATAACTACagttattttttcttctatacCAACATATCCAGATTGTGGTAGATACTGGAGTCTAATACAAACACATAAAGTGACACAATTTTATACGGCTCCGACAGCCTTAAGAGCATTAATGAAATATGGAGATGAATGGATACAAAAATATGATCTATCTTCATGTCGTATTTTGGGAAGTGTGGGTGAACCAATCAATCCAGAAACATGGAGATGGTATTATAATGTAgtaggtaaaaaaaaatgtacaatAGTAGATACATATTGGCAAACAGAAACAGGTGGTATCGTTATAGCACCTATACCACATTTATTCAGTATGAAACCAGGATGTGCTAGTTTACCATTCTTAGGTGTTCAATTAGAAATATTAGATTCAAAAACTTTACAACCTTTAAGTGGTAATAATGTATGTggtttattatgtataaagaGCCCATGGCCAGGAATGTTACGTACAGTATATGGAAATCATCAAAgattaataaaaacatattttacCATGTGTcctaattattattttaccgGAGATGGAGCGTTCAGAGATGAAGATGGATACTATTGGATATCTGGACGAATCGATGATACATTAAATGTAGCAGGGCACAGATTAGGAGCAGCAGAAATTGAACATGCACTAGttcaacatttttatattgctGAAGCAGCTGTTGTTTCATTTCATCATAATGTTAAGGGAGAAGGAATTTTATGTTTTGtcgttaaaaaaaaaggagacataaaaaattatagtaAAGGTATTACAGATATtgttaatagtaataataacaataatagaaatgaattacataataatagTCCATTTTTGATATGCTCTAATAATATTACTGATATtgaagaatttaaaaaaaattttaccgatgaaaaattaatagaacaactaaaattatatgtaagACAAGTTATTGGACCCATAGCAACACCTGACCTAATTTGTGTGGTTCCAGATTTGCCAAAAACCAGAAGTGGAAAAATTGTTAGAAGAATATTAAGATGTATAGCAAATGGTATAACAGATTTCGGAGATATTTCCACTGTCTCTAATTATGAAGTTATTGAAACTATTAATAATACACTTAttgaatgtaaaaaaaagttaaagCATATTGAAATtaagaaataa
- a CDS encoding ribonuclease P protein subunit p29, putative translates to MEDDRSNITYKKRKTSESCFTKSFQANKSTYRNNENNYNKNHFVNLNNDEKTYSNNSGLINNNYKKISYENKILDTNYNRNGVNSYNKLAHPFLKENEKNVESLDNAYDIMRDLELDIPNKIYIHDNLKDIYNDDMNKLKHRKDPHMNKLGLSANEYRTYKITSPNNISYENAEKLNKLWNIYINELIELSNNKELSLDAINDIELNGAYIEVHKSRCSTYIGQRGIIILETHNSFKIVTPTNKVLILLKNKTVFILTIKERQYYLHGIQLLRDPALKSSKKYKILQNRII, encoded by the exons atggaaGATGATCGATccaatataacatataaaaaaagaaagacaAGCGAAAGTTGTTTCACAAAATCCTTCCAAGCTAATAAAAGTACATAtagaaataatgaaaataattataataaaaatcattTTGTAAATTTGAATAATGATGAGAAAACCTATTCTAATAACTCAGGTctgattaataataattataaaaaaatatcgtatgaaaataaaatattagacACAAATTATAATAGAAATGGTGTTAATAGTTATAATAAGTTGGCACATCCTTTTTTAAAAGAGAACGAGAAAAATGTTGAGTCTTTGGATAATGCATATGACATTATGAGG GACCTTGAATTGGATATACCGAATAAAATCTATATCcatgataatttaaaagatatttataatgatgatatgaaTAAACTTAAACATAGGAAGGATCCGCACATGAACAAATTAGGTTTGTCAGCTAATGAATATAggacatataaaataacaagtccaaataatatatcttatgAAAATGCCgagaaattaaataaattatggaatatttatattaacgAATTAATAGAGTTATCAAACAATAAAGAATTATCCTTAGATGCAATTAATGATATAGAATTAAATGGAGCCTATATAGAAGTACATAAATCGCGATGTTCTACATATATAGGACAAAGgggtataataatattagaaaCACACAAT TCCTTTAAGATTGTTACACCTACAAATAAGGTcttgatattattaaaaaataaaacagtCTTTATACTTACGATTAAGGAAAGACAATACTACCTACATGGAATTCAATTGCTGCGTGACCCAGCATTAAAAtcatcaaaaaaatataaaatattacaaaacagaataatttaa
- a CDS encoding 6-pyruvoyltetrahydropterin synthase gives MMKEETLNSDNSSAEVSVESPSFSFNCAHFIAYNGFRETLHGHNYNVSLKVRGYVRDDGYVIDFSILKEKVKKVCNKLDHHFILPIYSDVLKFENVKNNIKIICEDNSEYSFPERDCIKLPIKHSSTEEIGQYILNQLIEEMDVSLLKSRHIHYIEISVSESPTQKAIVHKYI, from the coding sequence atgatgaaagAGGAAACCCTAAATTCAGATAACAGTTCTGCTGAAGTTTCTGTGGAGTCaccttctttttcatttaattgtGCACATTTTATAGCATACAATGGTTTTCGAGAAACCTTACATGGTCATAATTATAACGTCTCTTTAAAAGTTCGAGGATATGTCAGAGATGATGGATATGTAATAGATTTTTccatattaaaagaaaaagtaaaaaaagtGTGTAATAAATTAGAtcatcattttatattacctATATATAGTGATGTGTTAAAATttgaaaatgtaaaaaataatataaaaatcatatGTGAAGATAATTCAGAATATTCTTTCCCAGAAAGAGATTGTATAAAACTTCCTATTAAACATTCTTCTACTGAAGAAATTGGACAATACATTCTTAACCAACTAATAGAAGAAATGGATGTTTCCCTTTTAAAATCAAGacatatacattatatagaaataagTGTCAGTGAATCACCTACACAAAAGGCCATAGtccacaaatatatataa